The DNA region CTCGCCTTGGTCGTATCCGTCATGTTGCTCGTCAGCCTCGAACGAGAAAAACTCTTGCTTCGAGGATTTACCGAGGGGTCGAAGGCTCCGACAGAACTCTTCCAGGCCCTCTGGCAATCGCGCAACGATCTGATCGTCGAGACTCTTCTCGGCTTCCTCGTCAGTGCGATCGGGATCGCGGCGGCCATGACGTTTTTTCACTATGACGCCACGAGAAGGACCCTGGAAGAAGTCAAGGAACTCGCGCGGAACATTCTCCAGGGCATCCCCACGGGTGTGCTCACGGTTAATCAGGAAGGACTCGTCAGCGCGATGAATCCGGCGGCTGAGATGGTATTGAATCGCGTCTCACCGAGCTTGCTGGGGAACAGCTATGACGCGATATTCCTCGAAGCAGATCCGATCCGACAGGCTCTCGACGAGGCGTTGAGAGCGCACCGACATGTCAGTCAGAAGGACGTCCTCTATGAGCGCAAGGACCTCCCCCCGAAGACCATTCGCGTGAGTACAGCGGAACTGACCGGGGACGATAAGAAGGCTGCGGGCGTGATTCTGCAGGTGCAGGACGTCACCGAATGGCTCGGTCTGGAACAGCGAGTCCGGGTCGCAGAAAAGTTAGCGGCCCTGCATACGCTGTCCGCAGGGATGGCGCATGAGCTGCGCAATCCCTTAAGTGCCATGGATCTGAATTTGCACCTGCTGGAGGAAGAACTCAAGGAGAAGGGAACGCCAGGACAACAAGGTTGGCAATACCTCCACGTCTTGAATGCGGAATGCCGCCGTCTGTCTGGGATTCTGGACAACTTTATGAGGTTCGCGCGCCCAGGCGCGGTAGGCCTGCACGATATCAACGTCCAGGCACTGATCGAACACATCAGGGCCTTGATGCAGTTTGAGGCAGAGGAACGTCATGTTCTGCTTGACTATACTGTGGGAAAGGATTTGCCGGCAGTGTTGGGGGACGACACCCAGATCAGCCAAGTCTTGGTGAACATCATTGTGAATGCGTTTCATGCCATGCCGAACGGTGGGCGCTGTCATATCGCAGCGGTGCGCCGGGAGGCGGATGGGAAATCGTGGGTGGAAATTGCGGTGGAAGACAGCGGCGTCGGGATTCCTCAGAAGGAACTTCCCCGATTATTTGAACCTTTTTACACAACCAAGTCGAGCGGGACGGGGCTCGGTCTTGCCATCGCGTACCGGATTATGCAGGATCATGGCGGCACGATTCAGGTATCGAGCGTACCCGGAAGTGGAACGACGGTGGTGACACGATTTCCCCTCGCGAGTGATCACCCGCACCACGTGGGTGTGGGATCATGACGCAAGCCGAGCATATTCTCATCGTGGACGATGAGGTGAATATTCGGAGTGCGCTGGTAACGATGTTGGAGAAAAAAGGCTATCACGTTGCCGGAAGAGGGACAGGGGAAGAAGCGTTGCAACATCTCGAGGAAGTCCGGGCTGATCTGGTGATCACCGACCTGAGGATGCCCGGGATCGGCGGGATAGAATTCCTCCGTCGCGTTAAAGAGCAATGGCCCGACACGGTCGTCGTTATCATGACGGCGTATGGGTCGATCGATACGGCGGTGGAAGCAATGCGGCTGGGAGCCTATGACTATCTGACCAAACCGGTCGACCGTGAGCGGCTTCCGGTCGTGGTAGCCAAAGCGCTCGAGCACCATGCCCTGGCCTTTGAGAACAAGCGCCTCCGCGACCGTCTCGACACGCGGTCACGATTCGAGCAGATGAGCGGCGAGAGTGCGGCCATGCAACGAGTCTATAGCCTGGTGGAGATGGTGGCAGACCGCGATGTGACTGTCCTGCTCACAGGGGAAAGCGGAACCGGCAAGGAACTAGTCGCGCGCGCGATCCACCATAAGAGCCTGAGAGCCGATGGGCCGTTCATTACCGTCAATTGCGGGGCCTTACCAGAGAATCTTTTCGAGAGCGAATTGTTCGGGTATGAAAAGGGCGCGTTCACCGGCGCCATGGCAACCAAGGTGGGGCGGTTCGAACTGGCAGACGGCGGCACCCTGCTGCTGGACGAAGTCGGCGAACTCTCCCTCAAGTCGCAAGTTGACTTCCTGCGTGTACTGGAAACGAAAGAATTCAGGCGCTTGGGGGGAACGAAGTTGATCAGAGTCGATGCGAGGATCATCGCCGCCACGAATCGCAATTTGGCTGAAGCGGTGAAGCAGGGGGATTTTCGAGAAGATCTTTATTATCGGCTGAACGTCGTGCCGCTCCATCTTCCGCCGCTCCGTGAACGAGGGGACGACATCCCGCTGCTCGTGACACGGTTTCTGGTGGAATGTTGCGCGCAACATCAACGAAAACCCAAGGAAGTTTCTCGGGAGGCCATGCGACTACTTCGATTGTATGCTTGGCCCGGCAACATTCGCCAGCTGAGAAACCTGATGGAGCGATTAGTGGTCACCGTGCCGGATACAACGCTTCACCCAATGCACCTTCCCGAAGAAATCCAGATCAGTAAGGAAGACCACCGCACCATGATGGTGACGCTCGGAACACCGATTGAGCAGATCGAGCGAGACGTGATCAGTCGAACCTTGAAGGAAGTCACCAACCATCGGGAACAGGCCGCAAAGCTGTTAGGGATCAGCTTGAGAACCCTCCAATATAAAATCAAAGAATACGGCATTCGCGACTGAGGGTTCTGACCCGTAGTCTCTTCTTACTGAACACCAACGCCCATCTGAGTAGCGATTCATTCATCCCGCATCGATATGACAGGATTCAGAACTCATGCCACAGGCGCAAGAACTGCACCCCTAATCGCCCTAGAACAGCTTAACTCTGCAATTCTTGCACGAAGGAGTTTTCGGCAAGAGAGATGATGTCCCCACTCTTCATCACGAAAACCATAACCCCTCGATAGATTACATGTCCGAGTAATAATCCTGTGCCTGTTCCACAACGGCATTATCCCTGCAAGAGCTTCGATGTGTGGAGGTCATGTGGCGATAAGAATGGCTTCGGCATGAAGTGGAGAGGCTTCCGTCAGCTTCCCATCCCATTCGTGGCAACGGCCCTCATGGGGGCGCTCACCGGTTGTGCGCAACCGCCTATCGAACAACTTGCGGCCGCCAAGAAAGCGGTGGAGTCGGCGCAGGCCGCCGGGGCAGCAGAGTATGCAAGTGAGAGCCTTGCCAAACTGGAACGAGAATTCGCGTTGGCGAAAGAGGAATTTACAGGACAAGAACACGTCTTCTCAATAGTTCAATCCTTTTCCGACGCAGAGGAATTGTTGATCAAGGTGCAGGAAGATGCCAGGCAGGTTGAGGCCACTGCGGTTCACAACAAGGAAATGGCCAAAACTGCAGCTCACACCATGGAGCAAGAGGCCAAGCAGATCTTAGCCTCGGCGAAGAGATTCATGTCGCACAGACCGATTGGACCGGCACGGGCTTCAAGGACAATCATCGAGCAGAAACTCACCGGCTTAGAGAAGCGTCTTCGTGCGGTGGGTCAATTGATCGAACACGAGGATTATCTCGATGCGGAAATGCAAGCCAGGGTATTGAAGGAGAACGGTATGGCGGTTTCCGAGCAAATCCAACAGCTCTCCCCAAAGGCCACGGGTGCATTGGGCCAAGTGAGGCAGAGATCGTGACAAGGGAAAAATGAAAGAGCCGGGAACCATGTCCCAAGTTCGTGAGCAGCAGATCTGGTTGTTGAACGTGCTCGAGTCTCTGGCGGCGGTGCTTGTTGTAGTCGGAGCTATCGCCTGGGGCTGGTATCGGACTCTCCTGGTTGCCTTCAGCCTAACCGTTTTGCCCTATGCCGTGTGGCGCACAATACGAAACCTCGAACAAGAACCCGATCCGTCTCGTCATCCTGAGGAACGACTTGCGAAAGAAGGATCAACCGCGCCAGGGCTGATCTCCTGCTGGCCGGTGGATTCAGAAATGAAACACGGTCGTACGAACCGAGTCAATCAACCAATGATCCAAACAGCCACAGCCATGGAACAGAAAGGAACGCTACATGAATCCATTGCATGCCGTCACGCGTGAACGTGTGATCGATGTCGGTCCGGCCGGATTTCATCCTCCCTCGGCGATGGAATTGGGGGTGACCCATCCTGACTCCGGGTTCGGGTTGTGCTACGGCCAGCATGCGCCGGCCGATGAGGTCATTGCCGAATCAGCGCGGCAATTATATACGCGAAAGAATCCCACGATCTTTCCTGGCCCCTTGTATCTCTGGGCTTGGAATCCCGACTGGATCGCTAAAGGACAGGCCCTGTTGCGGCTCGCCGCCGAAATTCCGAATGTGATGATCATTCCGATGCCGGACTATCGGCCGAAGTATCCCAAGATCGATCCGGAGGAAGGGATCAACCCCAATCATCCAAACCTCACGATCTGGCACAACAAGATCGAGGTTGCCCTGTTCATCGGCATTCATTGCCACTATGCCAACTTGGCGCTGCGCATGATACGAGCCGGAACGAATTGCCTCACGATCGCTTTTTGCCACGACATTCATGAAGACGCGATGCTCAGCCTCCAGGATCTCGATGTGACCTACATGAATCACGTCATCGAGATTTTTCGAGCCGTGCGCAAGGAGCTGGGCGTCGAAATGCCGCCGGACGGGAAGACCGTACGCTTGACCGGCACGCAGATGCGCGCCAACCACGGGGTGGAGTGCGTGCATCCGTGTCCAGGAGCCTGAGCGGATTGGGGGAAAGGGGTAGAAAGAAGAGGACTCGAAGGATGTCGGGACCGGAGAGAAACTCACGCGAACCGCGACGCAGGACGGACCCGTTTGGGAGCGAGGACTGGTTGGCACAGCTCATCCGACTTCAGGACGCGCTGACCCTGTGTCCCACAGACATCACCTCGCGCTGTGAGTTGGCGGCATTGCTCGAAGCACTCGGGCAGCCAGAGGAAGCCTTCGTCAATTGGAAAGCAGTTTTGAGCACCGATCCCAACAATCTCACGGCACGAGAGGGAATGGCGCGTTGTCACCGGAAGGTGGGACGGCCGCTTCAATCCAGCCTGTGAGAGGAGCACGGTGATGCCGGCGATCCGGGGCACAGTCGACCGAGTCGATACCAGTACCAGCTGTGTGCAGGTGAAGGCTCCCCTGTCCGAAAGCACGACGATTCGTGGCCGAGTCTTCGTGACAGCACACATGCGGATCGTCCGAGACATTGAGCGGATCGATCTTTCCAGTCTCTGTGTGAGGGAATCGGCGGAGATTAGCTACCATCATGGATGCAAGTGAATCATAGAAGCGGAGATGATTTCGATTCGATCCGACAGTGCGATCTGGCTGTTTCAGAGCGCCCCAGGGAAAAGTTCGTGCTCAGCCTTCGTAAGAAGTTGAGACGATCTCCGAATCACAACTGAGGAGGTAGCCCATGGCGACGAAACGGAAGGCACCGGCGAAAACGTCTATACGAACAACAGCCAGCAAGAAGAAGAGGAAAGGGAAAAAGCAATAGCCCGTTGAGAGGAGGGGTCTCACGATGTCAGGACATGCCGATATCGTTCTGGTGCAATATCCACGGGGCGCCACCGCTCTGGTGTGGGTCGATTTAAGCACAGGGCGGGTGATGACCAACCATGCCGGATTACAGGTCACGTTACGCCGAGGCGTGAAGAACTGGGCTGGCCAGGTTCTCCGTCCGCACGACGGCGCGCTCTTTCTCTCCGCCGTCTACGACCACTTTTTTCTCAGCGGGTATCCGGTCCACTGGCTTGGCGTTTCTGGGTTGAAGGGAGTGCAGAACACCTATCGTGTATAGGATGAACGCGATCGACATGGCTCCCTTCACCGCATGGCTGCCGGCTCGGCCCGATCAAGAGGTGGATCTCATCGTCAAAATCGTGGGGCCTACCGCCTCGGTGCTTGTGAAAGACTGGGCGGTCATCGCCCAATTCCTTATTCAGAAAGGTCTCTCGGTTATCCTCCAGAGTAGCCGAGTCGATGATGACCGTAGCCCATTCGCCCTCACGATTCGTTTGGCCACAAAACCCTTCTCTTCCATGGGATCCGGGTGCGATGTGCTGGTCGATCTCACTGGGACGGATCCGGAATGGCGACGGAAGGGACTTCAACCGGGCAGTGTACTGATCTGGGAACCTTCGCCGAATGAGCAGGCGCAGCGCTTCCTCTCTCAAGGGGTGGTGGCCTATCCGATTCCACTTAAGGAGTTGTCCAGCAGGCAGGGCGAGGGCGTTCACGGAAGGGCTTTTACTGCGTTAGGAGTACTCCTCCATCTGCTCGGCGTATCGGAAACCACGCTCTGTCGGTGGGCACCTTCTCTTTCTGCCCCCCGATCGTTTACTGCCGGGCATGACTATGCGCGGCAGTTTGTCGAGAAACGCGATGTCTATGCCCTTCCATCTCGCTCGGTCGCTCCACAGCGTGGCATGCTGCTCAGTGCGGAGAAGGCGATCTTGTTGGGGTTCGCAGAGAACGCTTGCGAAAATCGAAACGCTTGTGCGACTGAACTGATGACCACCCCTTGGCAGTGGGTCGCCCACCATCTCGACCGTGCCCAATCGATCGTATCGGTACTGAAAAGCGAGTGGTATCCGGGTGTGCAGACCTATCGAGCGCCAAACGGAAAGGTCATGGTCCTTTCCCGAGCGGACGCTTCTGCTATCGGCTCCTGCCTCAATGGCCTCAAGGCATCTCACATCTTCGTCGCCGCAGATATCGCGGATGCGCTGAGGCTGACAATGCTGGGACAGGATCTCATTCGTACCGGCGCCAGCGACGGAGTGGGGATCCTCGTGGAAGACACCATCGTCCTTCAGCAGCAGACGGTGGAGATTCGCTCTTTGGTCGAGATGATTCGTCGTCGACGTCTCGACGACAGCTGTGCACCTGACGAAAGCCTCGCACTCTGCGAGCAAGATGGAGACGGCAACGCCGAGGTGGGGTACATCGCCTGGGGTGCGGCGCAGGGCGTGGTGCGGGATGCGGTGAGACTCTGCCGAAGTGTTGGTCTGCGAGTGGCTGGATTCTATCCCAAACTGATCAGACCGTTTCAGCACCAGGCCATGGAGGCCTTCGCGAGAACCGTCGATCGGGTCGTCCTCGTCGAGTCTGATACGGCTCAGGGTTATTGGAATGAACTGCACGCAGGCTTCTCGTTCGAGCATTCGCTGCTCACGCCGCCAGCGGGCCAATCACTCACACCGATGGATATTTTTCTCAGAGAAGGGTTGGGAACCGAGTGACATCATACTGCATTCACATCGTAGAAAGGAGTCGCCAGAATGAAACCGTATGAAATGACATTGGGGCCGGAAGGATATCTCCCGCCATCCGTCTCGGAACGAGGTGTCGTAGGCCCCTCGAAGGACGAGGGGCTTGTGATGGGGAAACGGGTCCCTGAACAACAGGCCATCGATGAAGCGGCGCGTCGGCTCTTTCAAGCCAGGAATCCCACGATCTTTCCAGGACCGTTGGTGCTTTGGGCCTGGAACCAGCGGGCCATCCGCGAGTCCGAGGTGGTACGGGCGTTGGCCGAAGCGGTTCCGGCCAAGCTCATCCCGATGGCGGATTACCGACCGAAATATCCGAAGATCGTTGCCGAAAAGGAGATCAATCCGAACCACCCCAATCTGACGATTTGGAAAAATAAGATTGATGTCTGTCTCTTCGTCGGTGTCCACTGCCATCAATCCAATATCGCGCTCAAGATCATTCGTGGAGGCACGGATTGTTTCACAATTGCGCTGTGTACCTTCAGTGGAGACGATGAAGCCCACATCACGATCAGAGATTTGACCGCCGACACGATTCAGCGCATCGTCGATTCCGTGTACCGGCAGAAGCGACAGCGGCCTTCCTAGATACCGAGGGCGCTCGATAGTCTCAACACTCATGACGCGAGGTCTTGCGATGCGATACGTTGTACTTCTGGGGCTGATCGGGGTGACGACCGCAATGGGCTCCTCCGCCTGGCCTTATACTGAAGCAATCGTCACGGATGGTGGGCAAGTGAGTGGGACCGTCCGGCTCGAGGGCCACGTTCCAAAACCGAAAGGGTATAACCTCACGACCCTGCCGGATCCGTTCTACTGCGGTCGCATTTCCGATGGGCAAGGCTGGCGCATCTTGCAGCCGTTCAATGTGGGGCCGGCCGGTGCATTCCGAGAGGTCGTCGTCTATCTTGAAGGGGTTGAGAAAGGTAAACCGTTTCACGAGGCGGGCACTCCTCAAATCGAGGCGAAGGATTGTCTGTTCCTCCCATTCACGACGGTAGTGCGAGACGACCAATCGGTGACGGTCGTCAACATGGATCCCGTCATGCACGATATTCAGGCCTATGAAACGTCGCACCTGGGCGCACGGGTGTTATTCAACGTGCCGCTCCCGATGAATCCGCAGCACCCCCGCAACTTTAAGGACCATAGCGAGGCGGCGCTGTACCACAAACATATGGCCGGTGCGCCGACGAAGCAATTGGTCAACCTCAGTAAAGGGCGTCGGATCTTCGTCATGCAGTGCGGGTTTCATGCCTACATGGAGAGTTGGGGGGTGGCCGTCACGAATCCCTACTTTGCGAAGACGGACGAACAGGGGCGGTTCATGATTACGGATGTCCCGCCTGGGGCGTATAAATTAGTCGTCTGGCATCCTTACATTCGGACGGTACATGAGCAGACCGTCACCATCACCCCGAACGGAAGCGTGGAAACAACCATCGTGGTGCAAGCACCGACGGGGAGGCTGTATGCCAACGAGGTATTGGATCATGACTATGTCCGGTACAGCGTGACGGCGGAGCAGAAAAATGAGATCGAGCCGATGATTCATAAACAGGAGCACTAAGAAGCAGGTCGTGTGTTGGAGGCGGAATGCGGAGCGGAGGGTCGACCGAATGACGTCTGACCTCTGGTTCAAGGTCAACAGGAGGCTGATTGTGAACGACGACGATACACGGGCATGGCAAGCTTGGAAGATCACGTGCGGGACGGTGTTGGTCATTGCGCTGTTGTTAACTGTCGTACATCTCGTGATGGGACGTTGAAATAGAGAGTGTGTGCCCCGATGAGCGGTGGCATGCGCACACGGAAAAGCAATGATTTCTCTATCCTCATCTAATACTTTTTAAGGTTGAATCGCATTATCCTATAGACCCTGAGATAATGTGACACGAAGCTGGGGGGTTCAAATGGTCGCATGTTGAATCTGTTATGGATTCTTCTCGGCGGGTATGGGGCCGGGATACTACTTCCCATCTGCCTGCGGGAACGGCCAGAGTCTCAACGTCTCGCGACCAGTGTCGCCGCCATCGTAGCCACCAGTGCTGGTATCGTTTTGGGGCTCCTTGGCCTCATGTCTTCGGAACCCGTCATAGCCTCTTTCTCCTCCACCATCCCTCTGCTCACCGTAGCCATTCGACTCGACCCACTCTCTGCATTCTTCGTCTTGACGATCTCCCTGGTCGGTTTCGCCACGTCGATCTATGCCATCGGATATCTTCGGCATTTAGAGCGGTTTGCATCGACTTCCACGCTCGGAGCGCTCTTTAACGCCTATCTCCTCTGTATGACGTTCGTCGTCCTGGCGGACAACGGATTCTTCTTTTTGCTCATCTGGGAACTGATGTCGCTGTTGTCCTATTTTCTCGTGGTCACTGAGCACGAGAAGGCGGAGGTGCGGTACGCGGGATTGTTCTATGTGATCATGACGCATATCGGAACTGCGTTCATTGTCGTAGCGTTCCTGATCTTCTATCAGAGTGCCGGATCATTCTCCTTTGAAGCCTTCCGGCATCCGGAGCGCCCTTTACCCGAAGGTATGCGAACGCTCGTGTTTCTCTTGATGTTGATCGGGTTCGGCACAAAGGCCGGCATCGTGCCGCTCCATGTGTGGTTGCCCTATGCGCATCCGGTGGCACCGTCTCATGTCTCAGCCGTGATGTCCGGTGTCATGATTAAGACCGCGATCTATGGTCTGATCCGAGTGTATTTTGATTTCTTCGGTGGGCAGTTCCCGTGGTGGTGGGGGTTTGTTGTCCTGTTCCTCGGGGCGACATCTGCGTTACTCGGCGTGATGTACGCGTTGATGGAACATGACCTCAAGAGGCTCCTCGCATTTCATAGTGTGGAAAACATCGGCATCATCCTGTTGGGTATCGGAGCCGGTATGATCTTTCAGTCCTACGGATTGAAAGCACTGGCCGCTCTTGGAGTCCTGGCAGGGCTCTACCATACGATTAATCACGCCCTGTTCAAGGCCTTACTGTTCTTAGGAGCCGGCTCACTGCTCTATGCCACCCATACGCGCAATATGGAAGAGTACGGCGGATTACTTCGGCGTATGCCTTGGACAGGTGGCTTCTTCTTGATCGGGGCTGTATCGATCTCGGCTCTGCCTCCAACAAATGGGTTCGTGAGCGAATGGCTGGTATTCCAAAGTCTCTTTCTGAGCTTTCAAATTCCGACGGTGTTTCTCAAGCTGATGCTGCCGATTGCGGCAACGATCTTGGCCCTCACCGGCGTCCTGGCCCTGGCCTGCTTTGCAAAGGCGTTCGGCATTGCGTTTCTTGCACAGCCACGAAGTACGCACGCCCGTCATGCTGAGGAAGTTCCAATTCCGATGCGCATTGGGATGGGTATCCTGGCCACCCTTTGCGTAGCGTTGGGCATTGCCCCGATGGTGGTGGTGCCGCTGTTGGATCGCGTTGTCGCCCCTCTGACAGGGATATCGATCACAAGCAAGGTCTTGGCGATCGATGGATGGGCGCTGGCCCCGGTGAATGTCGAATTCTCAAGCCTGTCCACGCCGGTACTTGCGTTGATGCTTATCGTGCTGGCGATGTTGGGGTTAGGACTCGCCGTCGCACTCGGAGGTCGTCTGCAAAAACGGCATTCTAAGACGTGGGGCTGTGGGATTAACCTTACACCTCGGATGGAATATACCGCGACCGGTTTCGTCCAGCCGATCAAACGAGTATTCAGTACGATCTATCAGCCGACGGTGAAACTCGAAACGGAGTTTCTTGCCGAGTCACGATACTTCGCCAAACGGCGACACTTTGAATTCCACATTGAACCGATCTTCGAGAAATATCTTTACGAACCCTTAGTGGCATTCTTTGCGACGCTGGCCGACCGCCTGAAAGTCATCCAGGCAGGCGGTCTCCATCTCTACCTGACCTATATATTCGTGACCTTGATCGCCTTGCTGTTGCTCGCGGTGTAGCCGATGCTTCAATTGATCATCCTCCTCGTGGCTCAAACAACAGTCTTATTGGCCATCTCCCCGTTTCTCGTGGGGCTCATTCGGAAGGTCAAAGCACGATTGCAATTGCGGCGGGGCGCCAGCCTCTTCCAGCCGTACGCCGATTTGGCGAAGCTCTTCCACAAGCAGCCGGTGATCTCGACCACCACCTCATGGATCTTCACGGCGACGCCGTATATCGTATTTGCCTCAATTTTGACTGCGGGTCTGCTGGTCCCGACGTTCACCTCGCAGACGCCCATGAATTTTGCGGGAAATATCATTGCGCTGGTGTATCTCCTGGCGGTGGGCACGTTTTTCTTGATTCTCGCGGGACTCGATGCTGGGTCGGCCTTTGGCGGGATGGGAAGCAGCCGGGAAGCGATCGTGGCATCGCTGACCGAGCCGGCTATGATGCTCGCGATCTTTGCCATTGCTCTGACGAATGGGTCCACAAATGTGAGCACCATCGTCCATAAAACCGCGCTGTTGGAAGGTATCGTCACGGACCCGTCACCGCATCTCATGGCGTTGGCCGCCCTCTTCATCGTGGCACTCGCCGAGACAGGACGGGTGCCGGTCGACAATCCTGCGACACACCTGGAACTCACCATGATTCATGAAGCAATGCTCCTTGAATACTCAGGGCGCTATCTCGCCTTACTCGAATGGGCAGCCGGGCTGAAACTGGCAGTGTTCCTCTCTTTGATCGCCAACGTCTTCGCGCCATGGGGCATCGCGACGACCGTCACCCCCGCCGCGATGGGAATCGGGCTCCTGGTGTACGTGGTGAAAACCGCGGCACTTGCGGTGGTCATCGGAGTCATCGAATGCATGTTCTCCAAATTGCGGTTATTTCGGGTGACGGATCTGCTGGGCGTGGCGTTCATCCTCGCGCTGCTCGGGTTGCTGTTCTTCTATATTCTTCGGAGCTGAACGGATGCAGGGGCTTTCGTCTATTGGATTACAACTGGTCGACCTATGCTCGGCCTTGCTCTTGCTGACCTGTTTCGCGATTGTGGCGCAACGGCGGCTCTCGGCCTGTGTCGACCTGTTCGCCCTGCAGTCGGCCTTTCTCGTCGTCACCGCAGCGCTGGTCGCCTATCTGACGGGAAACCAACACATCTACATTGCGGCGGGACTGACCGGCATCATTAAAGTGATCGTCATTCCTCGAGTCCTCAAGAAAGTCATTGATCGCCTCAACGTCAAACGGGAACTGGTGATGCACGTGAACGTGCCGACCGGTCTATTGATTTGCGGTGGACTGGTCATGTTGGCATTTTTCATCGCGCAGCCGATCATTCCGCTGGGATCACTCCTCACGCGAGATTCTTTAGCCATCGCCCTCGCGATCGTACTCATCGGATTGTTTACGATGATCGCGAGACAAAAGGCGGTCTCCCAACTGATCGGCTTCCTCGTCCTGGAAAACGGGCTGTTTTTGGGTGCCACCGCCGCCACCCATGGCATGCCGTTGGTCGTCGAATTGGGCGTGTTCTTTGATGTGCTCATTGCGACATTGATCGCGGGAATCTATACGAATCGCTTACAAGATGCATTCGACAGTGTGGATACGGACCGACTCACCGTCCTGAAAGAATAGACGAGGCTTTCCTTGATGATCGCAGTCATGGTCTTGTTGATCGCT from Candidatus Nitrospira nitrosa includes:
- a CDS encoding carbon monoxide dehydrogenase beta subunit family protein, yielding MKPYEMTLGPEGYLPPSVSERGVVGPSKDEGLVMGKRVPEQQAIDEAARRLFQARNPTIFPGPLVLWAWNQRAIRESEVVRALAEAVPAKLIPMADYRPKYPKIVAEKEINPNHPNLTIWKNKIDVCLFVGVHCHQSNIALKIIRGGTDCFTIALCTFSGDDEAHITIRDLTADTIQRIVDSVYRQKRQRPS
- a CDS encoding sigma-54-dependent transcriptional regulator, encoding MTQAEHILIVDDEVNIRSALVTMLEKKGYHVAGRGTGEEALQHLEEVRADLVITDLRMPGIGGIEFLRRVKEQWPDTVVVIMTAYGSIDTAVEAMRLGAYDYLTKPVDRERLPVVVAKALEHHALAFENKRLRDRLDTRSRFEQMSGESAAMQRVYSLVEMVADRDVTVLLTGESGTGKELVARAIHHKSLRADGPFITVNCGALPENLFESELFGYEKGAFTGAMATKVGRFELADGGTLLLDEVGELSLKSQVDFLRVLETKEFRRLGGTKLIRVDARIIAATNRNLAEAVKQGDFREDLYYRLNVVPLHLPPLRERGDDIPLLVTRFLVECCAQHQRKPKEVSREAMRLLRLYAWPGNIRQLRNLMERLVVTVPDTTLHPMHLPEEIQISKEDHRTMMVTLGTPIEQIERDVISRTLKEVTNHREQAAKLLGISLRTLQYKIKEYGIRD
- a CDS encoding carbon monoxide dehydrogenase beta subunit family protein; this encodes MNPLHAVTRERVIDVGPAGFHPPSAMELGVTHPDSGFGLCYGQHAPADEVIAESARQLYTRKNPTIFPGPLYLWAWNPDWIAKGQALLRLAAEIPNVMIIPMPDYRPKYPKIDPEEGINPNHPNLTIWHNKIEVALFIGIHCHYANLALRMIRAGTNCLTIAFCHDIHEDAMLSLQDLDVTYMNHVIEIFRAVRKELGVEMPPDGKTVRLTGTQMRANHGVECVHPCPGA
- a CDS encoding carboxypeptidase regulatory-like domain-containing protein, encoding MRYVVLLGLIGVTTAMGSSAWPYTEAIVTDGGQVSGTVRLEGHVPKPKGYNLTTLPDPFYCGRISDGQGWRILQPFNVGPAGAFREVVVYLEGVEKGKPFHEAGTPQIEAKDCLFLPFTTVVRDDQSVTVVNMDPVMHDIQAYETSHLGARVLFNVPLPMNPQHPRNFKDHSEAALYHKHMAGAPTKQLVNLSKGRRIFVMQCGFHAYMESWGVAVTNPYFAKTDEQGRFMITDVPPGAYKLVVWHPYIRTVHEQTVTITPNGSVETTIVVQAPTGRLYANEVLDHDYVRYSVTAEQKNEIEPMIHKQEH
- a CDS encoding two-component system sensor histidine kinase NtrB produces the protein MFRPIPEATLFRRIPYRLIVSVLLLLALVVSVMLLVSLEREKLLLRGFTEGSKAPTELFQALWQSRNDLIVETLLGFLVSAIGIAAAMTFFHYDATRRTLEEVKELARNILQGIPTGVLTVNQEGLVSAMNPAAEMVLNRVSPSLLGNSYDAIFLEADPIRQALDEALRAHRHVSQKDVLYERKDLPPKTIRVSTAELTGDDKKAAGVILQVQDVTEWLGLEQRVRVAEKLAALHTLSAGMAHELRNPLSAMDLNLHLLEEELKEKGTPGQQGWQYLHVLNAECRRLSGILDNFMRFARPGAVGLHDINVQALIEHIRALMQFEAEERHVLLDYTVGKDLPAVLGDDTQISQVLVNIIVNAFHAMPNGGRCHIAAVRREADGKSWVEIAVEDSGVGIPQKELPRLFEPFYTTKSSGTGLGLAIAYRIMQDHGGTIQVSSVPGSGTTVVTRFPLASDHPHHVGVGS
- the hyfB gene encoding hydrogenase 4 subunit B, with amino-acid sequence MLNLLWILLGGYGAGILLPICLRERPESQRLATSVAAIVATSAGIVLGLLGLMSSEPVIASFSSTIPLLTVAIRLDPLSAFFVLTISLVGFATSIYAIGYLRHLERFASTSTLGALFNAYLLCMTFVVLADNGFFFLLIWELMSLLSYFLVVTEHEKAEVRYAGLFYVIMTHIGTAFIVVAFLIFYQSAGSFSFEAFRHPERPLPEGMRTLVFLLMLIGFGTKAGIVPLHVWLPYAHPVAPSHVSAVMSGVMIKTAIYGLIRVYFDFFGGQFPWWWGFVVLFLGATSALLGVMYALMEHDLKRLLAFHSVENIGIILLGIGAGMIFQSYGLKALAALGVLAGLYHTINHALFKALLFLGAGSLLYATHTRNMEEYGGLLRRMPWTGGFFLIGAVSISALPPTNGFVSEWLVFQSLFLSFQIPTVFLKLMLPIAATILALTGVLALACFAKAFGIAFLAQPRSTHARHAEEVPIPMRIGMGILATLCVALGIAPMVVVPLLDRVVAPLTGISITSKVLAIDGWALAPVNVEFSSLSTPVLALMLIVLAMLGLGLAVALGGRLQKRHSKTWGCGINLTPRMEYTATGFVQPIKRVFSTIYQPTVKLETEFLAESRYFAKRRHFEFHIEPIFEKYLYEPLVAFFATLADRLKVIQAGGLHLYLTYIFVTLIALLLLAV
- a CDS encoding tetratricopeptide repeat protein gives rise to the protein MSGPERNSREPRRRTDPFGSEDWLAQLIRLQDALTLCPTDITSRCELAALLEALGQPEEAFVNWKAVLSTDPNNLTAREGMARCHRKVGRPLQSSL